In Vicinamibacteria bacterium, the genomic window GAGAAAAAGACCGAAACCCGTCGAGAACGTGAGTGCTGCGAGAACCTTCGACCTGCCGGGACTGGGGAGCCAAAGCGTCATCCTTACCTCCTAGGGTTAAGGAGATTCTTAACGCAGGTGCGCGCCGGTTTCAAGGGATCTTTCGATCGTGAACGTTCGGTCCTGATCTGACATATCGCTCCAACCGCGGTCCTGGAGCCGGTTCTTCTGACCGAGGCCTGCGAGCCTCTACTTGATGATCTCGCTGACGAGAAGATGTCGGTGAGAGGGGGAGGTAGAGATTGCGCCGTTCATTTCGAATCTGGCGACCCGACGGAAAGTGAGCACCTCGACCCAGAACCAGGCAATGTCGGCATTGGTCTTTCTCTATAGACGAGTCCTTCGCCGACCCCGATGACATGGAGCTCGTGCGTGCCAAACGGCCGACCCGTCTGCCGCTCCTGCTGACGCGTCGCGAAGTCGACGCGGTTCTGATTCACTTCGATGGAGCGAAAGGCTTGATGGCGAGGCTACTCTACGGCTCGGGACTGCGCCTTCTCGAATGCTGCCGCTTGCGCGTCAAGGATGTCGATCTAGAGCGTCGCGACCTCCTCGTCCGTAACGGGAAAGGCGAGAAAGACCTCGTCACGATGCTTCCAAACAGGCTCGTGGCGCCCAGAGCAAATCAAATTCGTCGCGCGCGATCCCTCCACAACCATGATTTGAAGTGGGAAGCTCGTTTCGTGGAGCTCCCCTCCGCGCTCGCCCAGAAATACCCGAACCCACCGCGCGAGTGGGGCTGGCAATGGGTCTTTCCCGCCGCGAGAACGTACTGCCACCGCCTCAACAAAGGCGGCCGCGGCGTCAGAAGCCCTCTCGACCAGTAGCCGAGGGAGGGGAGGAGGACGAAGAGCAGAACAATGTGCGCGCGCCCACCCGATGAACCCAACCTCTTATCGTGCTATACAACCGACCTCTGCTACAGAGCTCAACAATCCCGGCCAGTCGCACCGCCACAAAGGATTCGAAATTCGGAACTTAACCCCGAACCGCCAGCTCAACCTGCCATGTCCACCAATCGCCAACACGACAGAATTGTGTTATGAGAAACTCTCTATATGGAACGACAGACTTCTAGTTAGACGACCTCGGTTGGAGCCCTCTTGGAATCACGAGCCGGTGTTGTACTTGCGGTCAGCGGGCTCGCCTTCACGCTCATTCTGCTAGCCTGGTCAGTCCTTGTGAACGATCTAAGGTTTCTGCTCATGGACCCATCGTGCAGCGTGCTGGTGATGCTGCCCATTGTATTCGGTCTCGTTCAGCCTCTCTCGCAATTGCCGGAAAGTCGTAAAATGAGTCTGGCGGTTCTATACTCGTCTGCTACCGCTGCTTTCGTGGCCTCCCTCTTGTGGCGAAACGATCCAAGCGTGGACACTTGGCCTGCCTTCCTGCAGCTGTTCGACTTTTCCGCCCCTGCTTTCATGTTTGCACCTGCGGCATTGACCCTGGTCGGTGTCGCACGGTCCGTTGATAGAGGTATCAACACGAGCGGTCGAATTTACCTTCTTGGTGGCCTTCTCCTCTGCCTTATGATCATCGGGCGCATCTGGTACGGAGCGATAGAATTGTGGTTCCCATCTGTCGTGGGCGGTGGCATCGGCGCGATGACGGCCGCTGTGTTTTCGTACCCAATTGCGCTGATTCTGTCTATGCTATCGGTTTGCTTCGGGATTCTGCCTTCCGCGGTTCGGCCGGGCCTGCCTTGGTCGGTCAGCTATCTGTGCGGTGTGGCGCTCCTTTCTGTGCACGCGCACGTAGCTGTATCTCGATCGCAGCAGTTTCTGCCAGAACTGCTCGTGCCCGGTTTGCTTCTCGTATCGCCGAGCTTCTTAGTCGCGATCTATCGCTTGTGCTTTTCAAGAACAAACTCGCAGCACACGGGGGTCGTCTAACTATGAATTGGAGCGGCCGGCATCAAGCCCTCGGCGGAGCAACGAGTTACTCTGATACGGTGGCGGCTTCGGCCGGGACATCGCAGTGCCGCCGCTCAATTCAACGTTCAGCAGGCGCTTTCTAAACAGGGGAGAATGTTCGTGCGAGCATCATCGACTTCGTCAGCACCGATGCTCGACGGACGGATCGTCGACTTCGAAGGCGCCGATTCACTCGAGCCCG contains:
- a CDS encoding tyrosine-type recombinase/integrase, which produces MRAKRPTRLPLLLTRREVDAVLIHFDGAKGLMARLLYGSGLRLLECCRLRVKDVDLERRDLLVRNGKGEKDLVTMLPNRLVAPRANQIRRARSLHNHDLKWEARFVELPSALAQKYPNPPREWGWQWVFPAARTYCHRLNKGGRGVRSPLDQ